The DNA segment ACCATTTGCGATAAATCAAAAGGGTGAATTGCAATTGAAATTTGCTCCTGCCTTACCAGCCTGGTTGTTTACCACCAAAGCTCAAGAAAAAAGATTGAAGATTGCAGGTAGCTGGCAGACCGTAACTTTTGCTGAGAATACATTCAGTTTCATGTTTCTGGGCAAAATTTTGGTTATCTATCACAACGCTGAGCATGCTGACACATTCGGTTCTGATGCCGTTTCTCCTTATGCCTGGGTATTAACTGATCATAATGGCAATACCTCAAAATATGATTCACCGGTATTATCTGGTGAGATCGCTCAAAAGATAAGATCCGGGATGATCAGCCGGGTTGATATTGAATTAAGAAAACAATAAATATGGAGAACTAAAATGGATTCTATTGAAAAGAAAATATCTGAATTACTGGCAAAAATGACCCTTGACCAGAAGGTGGGACAGATAACGCAGCCGGAACGTCAATTCGTCACACCGGAAGAAGTTAAGAAATACCATATCGGCTCAGTGCTCAGCGGTGGGGGTTCAGTTCCAGGTGATAATACTCCTGAAGACTGGATCAAAATGAATGACGAATACTGGGCAGCTTCTATGGAAGAAGATGAAAACCACCTGGCAATTCCGCTCATTTATGGTGTAGATGCTATTCATGGCAATACTAATGTGAGGGGAGCAGTTGTGTTTCCTCACAATATTGGCTTGGGTGCAGCTCATGATCCAGACCTGATTGAACAGATAGCAGCAGTGACAGCAAAAGAAATTACTGCTACTGGTGTTGACTGGACATTTGCTCCCACTCTAGCAGTTGCTCGTAACAGCCACTGGGGACGTACCTATGAGAGCTATTCCGAAGACCCGGCAATAGTTGCTGAATATGCACCCAGATTTGTAAAAGGTCTCCAGGGAGATTTGGGTGAAGATAAGGTTATCGCCTGCGTTAAACACTGGATTGGTGATGGTGCCACATTACATGGAATTGATCAGGGTGATATGTGTATCTCAGAAGAAGAGCTAAGGAAAATTCACTTACCTCCATATAAAGCAGCTGTAGATGCCGGAGTTTTAACTGTGATGGTATCATTGAGCAGTTGGAATCAGGAAAAGTGCCATGGTCATAAATTTCTCATAACCGATCTTCTCAAAGAAGAACTGGGATTTAAGGGTTTTGTGGTTTCTGACTGGGATGGCATAGATTATCTGGATGAAGATTATGAAGAAGCTGTTGTGATGTCTGTAAATGCCGGCATTGATATGTTTATGGTCACGGAAAAGTGGAAAGAATTTATCCAGCTTGTAAAAGACAATATTGAAAATGGTCGCATTTCCATGACTCGCATTGATGATGCAGTTTCCCGCATATTACGCGTTAAATATAAATTTGGTATGTTCACTAAACCATGCCCCGCTGAACGTAAATTATCATTAGATCATTCCTGCTTTGGCTCAGAAGAACATCGCAAGGTTGCCAGAGAAGCAGTGCGAAAGTCTCTGGTAATGCTCAAAAATGATGCTGATATTCTTCCTTTGAAGAAATCTTCCAGAATTTTAGTTGCCGGTAAAAATGCCAATAATCGAGGACATCAGTGTGGCGGATTCACCATTGCCTGGCAGGGTGTGAAGGATAATGAATCTATTGCAGGAGGAACTTCCATTTGGGAAGGAATTCACGCTGTGGCACCCCATGCGGTTTTAAGTGCCGATGGAACTGAGGTTGATCCCGAAAAACATGATATTGCTATTGTGGTTATAGGTGAAACTCCCTATGCAGAAATGCTGGGTGATGTTCGCATAGATGGTCTGGCTAAAGGTATAAAAATCAGTAAAGGCTCTACATCACTGGAAACTCTGCCAGGAGAAACTATTCCAATTATGGAAAAGGGACCTTATGGTACTCATTTATATCTCCATGAACTGCATCCAGAAGATATTGCCTTGATAAAAATGATTGCAGATAAAGGCATCCCGGTTGTGGTAATTATGCTTTGTGGTCGCCCTGTGATCATCAATGACGAATTGGAAGCAGCAAAGGCATTT comes from the Candidatus Stygibacter australis genome and includes:
- a CDS encoding glycoside hydrolase family 3 protein, producing the protein MDSIEKKISELLAKMTLDQKVGQITQPERQFVTPEEVKKYHIGSVLSGGGSVPGDNTPEDWIKMNDEYWAASMEEDENHLAIPLIYGVDAIHGNTNVRGAVVFPHNIGLGAAHDPDLIEQIAAVTAKEITATGVDWTFAPTLAVARNSHWGRTYESYSEDPAIVAEYAPRFVKGLQGDLGEDKVIACVKHWIGDGATLHGIDQGDMCISEEELRKIHLPPYKAAVDAGVLTVMVSLSSWNQEKCHGHKFLITDLLKEELGFKGFVVSDWDGIDYLDEDYEEAVVMSVNAGIDMFMVTEKWKEFIQLVKDNIENGRISMTRIDDAVSRILRVKYKFGMFTKPCPAERKLSLDHSCFGSEEHRKVAREAVRKSLVMLKNDADILPLKKSSRILVAGKNANNRGHQCGGFTIAWQGVKDNESIAGGTSIWEGIHAVAPHAVLSADGTEVDPEKHDIAIVVIGETPYAEMLGDVRIDGLAKGIKISKGSTSLETLPGETIPIMEKGPYGTHLYLHELHPEDIALIKMIADKGIPVVVIMLCGRPVIINDELEAAKAFVVAWLPGSEGAGVADVIFGDYPMQGKLSFTWHRYDDENYNIGDENYNPLFPYGFGLGFKK